CAGGCGACCGATGCGGTAACGTCCAGCAGAATTTCAGCCACCGATGTGATTGATACGTCTGCCAGCGCCAATGAAGAATCCTTGCGCCAACTGACCATGGCCTACACCATGGTTTCCAGCCTTGGCGCTGAAGATATGTCGCAAGAAGCCTTTGACGTTATCGCGACCAAGGCAACAGAGCTGATCGGAGCAGGCATTCAGGGACTAAACAACGCAATCGGCAAGTTGGGCAATGCTCAGGCGCGAGTCTCAGACGCATCAGATCGTATTTCCATTCAGACCGACACCCTCAACGAACGCATCATCGATCTGGAAGGCGTCGATACCACAGAGGCCTCGGTTACATTGTCAAATGCTGTCACCCAGCTGGAACTGACTTATTCCATTACCAGCCGGATGCAGAATTTGAGTCTGCTGAATTATCTGTAACTCACCTCTATCTGGAACAAACGACGGCCAGAGGATTTTCGCAACAAGAGCAGCCCCGAAAGGATTGGCACCAGCCAATGCTCTAAAGGCTTCTCCTACCTGCCAACCAATTTGAACAATCAATCGGGCGAGGTATTCAATGTACACTTCCTATTATGCAGAAAGCTCTCAACTATCGGGTGCATCTCAAAGAAGTGATGAACTCGAGGCAATCAATCACGTGGTTGACGGCCTAAGGGCGGCCAAGCTGCAGGGTATCCAGTCCCCTGCAGGCATCAAAGCGCTGTATCAGACCAATCTGTTCTGGAGTTATTTGCTGGAAGACCTGAGCAAACCGGAAAATTCACTGCCCGATCAATTGAAAGCCAACCTTATTTCGATTGGAATTTTCATTCTCAAAGAGGTGGGGCGCATCCGTCAGAATGAGACCGATGATGTGGATGCATTGATAGATCTCAACGAAATGATTAGCAGTGGGTTGGCACAATGAAACCGATGCGGCTGACGTTCAAATCCGGAGAACGGCTCTATATCAATGGCGCTGTTATCCGGTTTCCCAAGAAAACAACCATCGAGTTGCTGAATGAAGCTGAATTCCTG
This window of the uncultured Cohaesibacter sp. genome carries:
- the flaF gene encoding flagellar biosynthesis regulator FlaF, translated to MYTSYYAESSQLSGASQRSDELEAINHVVDGLRAAKLQGIQSPAGIKALYQTNLFWSYLLEDLSKPENSLPDQLKANLISIGIFILKEVGRIRQNETDDVDALIDLNEMISSGLAQ